From a single Daphnia pulex isolate KAP4 chromosome 2, ASM2113471v1 genomic region:
- the LOC124208099 gene encoding RNA polymerase II degradation factor 1-like codes for MPRPCRESYGDQKPPYSYIALTAMAILSSSERMLPLADIYRYIMERFPYYRKNTQRWQNSLRHNLSFNDCFLKVPRRPDRPGKGAYWTLHPNAINMFENGSLLRRRKRFKLHKADKDLLETELAALSSMNRMMQQQNQQQAAAAANNGTPGPASTPTAAGPAPREPPSPLPAVAQQQPQHNAPNSLPSATSTQVAMSNMSACGPMTAYSAIPYGMGFAAYNQAAMAAAVAAAAAANHPTPAMMAAVAAQQRVHGFHPHGPAPSMASPSSYPAYNHGGFGSVISAHQQPSPLGKFTSHSTSLSSPVGADSLSGGNAKPKRSFTIASLIADDSDESDDDQPAAKHKKMLGNKSEMLLLDDRDSAADSSSSSSASPSDDESEVDIEAEDADEEVARPATVTPPPPSASSALAKPIENKSSTPQHQQQPAEQQQQHPHLLMPIPSYMAYAGMAPSGAFPYASMQQHHQQFHGMYAAAAAAAAASAAFLGLARHSNHRGDGPAKEDCRPSSLSPAVSPQSPHQHHLHRPNPFLTAADCSRDKLQPSPLSPPATSVHQRPQPNSPSVNNQHPGAAGAPQQHLLHHHYHHAGVFLSPSPDADSPKSKDGVFRFSPNLRSI; via the coding sequence atgccGCGCCCATGTCGCGAGAGCTACGGCGACCAGAAGCCGCCGTATTCGTACATCGCCCTGACGGCCATGGCCATTCTGTCGTCGTCGGAGCGGATGCTGCCGCTGGCCGACATTTACCGCTACATCATGGAGCGGTTCCCTTACTACCGGAAGAACACGCAGCGCTGGCAGAATTCACTCCGCCACAACTTGTCGTTCAACGACTGCTTCCTCAAAGTGCCGCGACGGCCCGACCGCCCGGGCAAAGGCGCCTACTGGACCCTCCACCCCAACGCCATCAACATGTTCGAGAACGGGTCGCTCCTGCGTCGCCGCAAGCGCTTCAAGTTGCACAAAGCCGACAAGGATCTCCTGGAAACCGAGTTGGCCGCCTTGTCCAGCATGAACCGCAtgatgcagcagcagaacCAGCAGCAAGCGGCCGCTGCGGCTAATAACGGCACACCTGGGCCGGCATCAACACCAACGGCAGCCGGACCGGCACCCAGAGAACCACCTTCTCCTCTGCCAGCCgttgcccagcagcagccgcaacACAATGCGCCCAACAGCCTACCATCAGCGACCAGCACTCAGGTGGCCATGTCCAACATGTCGGCCTGCGGTCCCATGACGGCCTATTCGGCCATTCCTTACGGCATGGGATTCGCCGCTTACAATCAGGCGGCCATGGCGGCGGCTGTTGCAGCCGCCGCAGCGGCCAACCACCCGACGCCGGCCATGATGGCCGCTGTGGCCGCCCAGCAGCGCGTCCACGGCTTCCATCCGCATGGACCCGCCCCGTCGATGGCCTCTCCTTCTTCCTACCCGGCCTATAATCACGGCGGCTTCGGCTCCGTCATCAGTGCCCACCAGCAGCCGTCGCCTTTGGGTAAATTCACCAGTCACTCGACGAGCCTATCGTCTCCCGTCGGCGCCGACAGCCTCTCCGGCGGCAACGCCAAGCCCAAAAGATCCTTCACCATCGCCAGTCTCATCGCCGACGACTCGGACGAGTCCGACGACGACCAGCCGGCCGCCAAACACAAGAAGATGCTGGGCAACAAAAGTGAAATGCTCCTCCTCGACGACCGAGACTCGGCGGCCGATTCGTCGTCCTCTTCATCCGCCTCACCATCCGACGACGAGTCGGAAGTGGACATTGAAGCCGAGGATGCCGACGAGGAAGTGGCCCGACCGGCCACTGTGACCCCTCCGCCTCCATCCGCTTCTTCCGCCTTGGCCAAAccgattgaaaataaaagttcgACGCcgcaacatcagcagcagccggcggagcagcagcagcagcatccgcaCCTTTTGATGCCGATTCCGTCTTACATGGCCTACGCCGGAATGGCGCCGTCGGGCGCCTTCCCTTACGCCAGCATGCAGCAGCATCACCAACAGTTTCACGGGATGTACGCCGCTGcagctgccgccgccgccgcctcggCGGCTTTTTTAGGGCTGGCCCGGCACAGTAATCATCGAGGCGACGGGCCAGCTAAAGAGGACTGCCGGCCGTCGTCCCTGTCGCCGGCCGTCTCCCCGCAGAGCCCTCACCAGCACCACCTCCACCGGCCCAATCCCTTTCTGACGGCGGCCGACTGCAGCCGGGACAAATTGCAGCCGAGCCCGCTGTCTCCACCCGCGACGTCCGTCCATCAGCGGCCGCAACCCAATTCGCCGTCCGTCAACAACCAGCACCCAGGAGCGGCGGGTGCGCCGCAGCAgcacctcctccaccaccactaccatcACGCCGGTGTTTTTTTAAGCCCAAGCCCCGACGCCGACTCGCCAAAGAGTAAGGACGGCGTCTTCCGATTCAGTCCCAATCTCAGATCCATTTGA